The following are encoded together in the Zingiber officinale cultivar Zhangliang chromosome 8A, Zo_v1.1, whole genome shotgun sequence genome:
- the LOC122011700 gene encoding protein NUCLEAR FUSION DEFECTIVE 6, mitochondrial-like: MAAAIAGARRAFASRCVASHSLPLSASSRPVPSPSPATAFARLSRRKPGFGISRLPIELGCARSLMPFHSATATALLTSMLSARSGSWTWLSEEFARTL, encoded by the exons ATGGCGGCGGCGATTGCGGGAGCACGCAGGGCCTTTGCTAGCAGATGCGTCGCTTCTCATTCGCTCCCTCTCTCCGCCTCTTCCAGGCCtgttccttctccttctccagcTACTGCCTTTGCTAGGCTCTCTCGCCGCAAGCCTGGTTTCGGAATCTCGAG GTTGCCTATTGAGTTGGGTTGTGCGCGGTCTTTGATGCCCTTCCACAGCGCTACTGCAACTGCATTGCTAACTTCAATGCTCTCCGCCCGATCTGGAAGTTGGACATGGCTTTCCGAAG AATTTGCCAGGACTCTATGA